In Rutidosis leptorrhynchoides isolate AG116_Rl617_1_P2 chromosome 6, CSIRO_AGI_Rlap_v1, whole genome shotgun sequence, the DNA window ACgtttaaatgtgttttcattggtATAACCTTTATTATCAGTTGTCAAATATTACTGAGTATATAACAAATCAAAAATATATAAAGTCTAAGTTGGAACAAAAAGACATAAAAAGTCAAAGCGGGACAATAACTTTGGGACGGAGAGATAGCAAAATTTTGTAATACTTTGTAATATTTGATACAAGATGGAATAATTTGTTACAAGAAATTTTGGGACAGAGATAGCAAAATTTTGTAATACTTTGTAATATTTAACAGAAGATAGAATAATTTGTTACAAGAAATATTGGACATTTAAGTTTTTCGGTGCAACCCCATCAACGAACCAGTATGATAAAAAAACGTGCAATTTAACTCGAAACTGTTACCCGGCCCACCAAACTCGCCTATGTTGCTACCTTTAATATAAGATATAGAGCACATACCTATAGATATAAATGAAGGCTTCGGGAATCATTCCTGCAATGGATCCCAACAAATAGGGCCAGAATCTCATTTTCGTAACCACGATTGCGTAGTTGAATATTGTGTATGGGAAAGGTGAAATTCTAAAAAGGGCAACAACTCGAAACTGTTGGAACCCGTTTCCTTCCCCAGCCAGTCTAATCATTGCAGCCGTTTGGGGCCATTTCTTCAACCATTGCTGcacattttattaaaaaaaaaaaaaaaaaaatgaatgaaaaCATCAAAGCTATGAAAAGTCATAATCTGTAGAGAAAAGCCACAGAAAATGTTTTGGGTCAATCCAATCCAATCCAACCCAGCCCAACATGTCCAACTTGCTACCCTTAGTTATAACTTATAACATATAGATGCAGGTTTCATATAATAGTAACAGTTGGTGACTCACATGGATGCAATCACGGAATAGCAGGCCAATGAGATATGGCAAAATCATGCCAACAGTTGTTCCAACCATGATTATTACAAATCCAAGACCATAACCAAATATCATCCCTGCAAGCCACATAGATGGTCCTGAAGGGATTAAGAACACTGGGAAAAATGCCAATGAGGCTACAAGTATGAGTGCAAGAACTGGACGACCAAATGCAGTTGCCTCCCATTGCAACATTGGTAAAAGAATCTGCAACAAGATCACAAGGTAAAAACATTTTAACCCTAGCACATTATAATCACATAGGACATCGAACAATATAAAACAACTGCCCAAACAAAGACAAAATCAGCTCATTGAACTAAAAGGAGTTAGTATTACCACAGTTGTGAACCAAAGATTTCTGAATATTAGCTATGAATAACAAAGCTACATATGACCATAGTGTATGTTTAtattatacatacaaatataacgtTTAACTTTAAGCTTATAATATATATGGGAGATGGTTGAATAGCCTGCAACACCAAACTTGGgcatatttttaagtttttttgcAATTAGACTGTATGATTGTGTAGTTAATAATAGCAAATTTGCATACTACATTTAATTTATAGCTTAAAATTTTACTTCTTTTGATATCCTCAAATCAATCCATCTTAACTAAGGGATATAACATTATGTTACTTGGCAGTAGCTAAAGAAGATGTAACTCGAATATCAAGTTACGTTTACTACTATATCATCCACAACAGCAGTACATAATCTAATGTTACAACACAAACTAAAGCAGGTCAATTTCACCTACTTTTTTGTTAAAAATTAATGTCCTTagcattataaaaattattattccaGCTTATGATGATGAACACTTGACAATACAGTTTGAGGTAAATCCATCTAATCTTATACCATAACTAAATTACCCAAAATGAGTTAGTATAACAAAGCAAATAACATATACCTTCTCAAAAACAAACGGCACGCCCCATTTTAAGAAAACAATTGTAACAACAATAGCAATAAAGGACAATGTGAAAGTCCTGATCCACCATTTCAAGGGTCGATTCCTCCTTTCAGTTTGAGGTTGCAAGGTATCAGCTTCAACCGTTGTTCTTTCATTAGATACAACCAACCTCACATGTTCACCATCGGTTTGTGATGATGTCATATTTGCTAATAAATCTGAAATCAATTTATCAAATCAAATATGATATAATACCTTATCAGTATATCTATACAACAAATTTGTAGTAGTATTGTTAATGATACGATCACAGTTATGCTGAGGAATTCATATACAATAACTTATACTGTAGCTTGTAAGTAATTAAACTAAAGCTAACAATAGGCGTTTGTACGAAAAGTTGCCCTAATTTTCTGTACATGTTAAACCTTCAAATCAGTAAACAGTTAAACACAAATCACAGCTTAAAGCTTTACACACACAAAAAATACTAAATAAATGttagaaatttagtgtaattgagggatttaatctatacttgtaaatgggttaggaggtacggagtgtacacccattaagtgatagattgcccggacccgaaaatggttttccattatcacaaatttgagtgattacggaagtattattcttgcactaggtggaaataaaacaaacaactttatgaaaaggatttaatctagatttccttgatttggttgttggaaataaaacaaacaactttatataaaggatttgttttagatttgaaaacgatttccttgatttggatgtttgaaataaaacaaacaactttatgtaaaggatttgttttagatttgaaaacgatttccttgatttggatgtttgaaataaaacaaacaactttatgtaaaggatttgttttagatttgaaaacgatttccttgatttggatgtttgaaataaaacaaacaactttatgtaaatgatttgttttagatttgaaaacgatttccttgattaggatgtttgaaataaaacaaacaactttatgtaaaggatttgttttagatttgaaaacgaaattagttagtgaaacatctccatcgtggaataatacttgtttttgggtgcctataaatagagactatcatttatgagaataagatatacgaaaaacaccttaatactcttatgcaaaagagttcttgtttactgccaataacaagaactaatctctgtcttatcccaaagtgatattcgtgtaacccaggcaataagggtcgaataattactttcggaaagtgataccacgattcagtgatttatccggctatcgattattttaccctacacgaaatctcaataaaacctccaacaatcgaaagtaattattcgttataatcgatggcggctacgatgaaacacatgacggcgaatttctccaaacttgataagtttgagggaattgattttaggagatggcaaaagaagatgcacttctttctgagcagcatgagtgtggtgtacgtactcagcacaccaattcctgaagatcatggtgatgatgccactattgaacaaattcggaaaaggtgcaagtgggagaacgatgactacatcgctagaggtttaatcctcaatggtatggctgattccctttttgatatttacctaaatgttgaatcttctaaagaactatgggactgtttagaaaccaagtatatgtctgaggatgcttctagtaaaaagttcattgtgagtaattttaataattacaagatggtcgattctagaccggtcttggaacaatacaatgagctcattcgtatacttggtcaattcacacaacataagatgaacatggatgagtctattcaagtctcaagcataattgataaactacctccatcttggaaagaatttaaacattctttgaaacataagaaggaggagttaactcttgttgagttgggtagtcatctgcgtattgaggaatccctcaggttgcaggataatgacaagccaaagagcaacgaagttgctggtacgtctgttgtcaatatggtggaacataaaaagttcactagtaataatgacaaaaagggcaaacgtaaacatcgaggttataacaaggctaatccgaacaagaagtctaaattgacttgttggaagtgtggtaaaactggacacataaaaaaggattgcaaggttatttttggtaataataatgccaaaggatctagcacaagcggttcgggaaatggtttaaacaaccacaactcgaaaggtcagaatatatttaataattcaaataagaattattatgtttcatatatatctgaggcttattttgtgcaggatgatgatgtcgcgtggtgggttgactcgggagccaccacccatgtatgcaaggatagattttggttcaagacttacgagtccgtgactgatggatcaattcttcatatgggaaatgagtcaacagcctctgttcatggacgtggaagtgtggatttgtgttttagttctggaaaaactatttgtttgtttgatgttttgcatgtaccacaaataagaaaaaatttagtttccagtagtgtgttaaattgttgtggttataaacaagtgattgaatctgataagtttgttttgtcaaaacatggtatgtttgttggttttggttatttatgcaatagaatgtttagacttaacattaatcacttgaatgttaattttgcttttatatctacttctagcataaataattctacactttggcatgctagactaggacatatacactttaaaagaatgcaagatatgtctaaagatggattaataccggtttttgacatgaacaatgaaaagtgtaaaacgtgtatgttaacaaagatcactaagaaaccatttcaaaatgtacatcgtgatactgaaattttggaattaatacatagtgatttatgtgatttgcatgctactcctactttagggaacaagaaatattttgtgacttttattgatgatgcttctagattttgctatgtttatttgttacatactaaggatgaagcattagataaatttaaaatatttaaaactgaagtagaattacaacaaaaggctttgattaaaagacttagaacagataggggaggtgaatacattgaccaatcgtatttccaatccgttggtattatccatgagaccacagctccttatactccacaacaaaatggtatatctgaaaggaagaatagggtccttaaggaaatggttaattccatgttatcctattcgggtttaagtgaaggattttggggggaagctatgttaacagcttgttatttgcttaatagagttcctaacaaaagaaacaagattacaccttatgaactttggaataaaaggaaacctaacttgaattatcttcgtgtatggggttgtagggcggttgtaagactgcctgatcccaaaaagaaaagtttaggtgaaagaggtatagattgcatttttattggatatgttgaacattccaaggcatataggttctatgtaatagagcctaatgaatttgtctcaatcaattctgtgattgattcaagggatgcaatctttgatgaaaatcgattttcatctatacctagaccaaaggatatgattccaagtaacaatggaatcaataaggattgtaatgatgaagtctctgaaaaggctgttgatcagtcacttgagcttcggaaaagcaaaagagaaaggaaacctaaatcattcggaccagattttcaactatacttagttgaaggttctagggatgatgtttctacccaatattcatattgtttcaatgttgatgatgatcctaaaacatatgatgaagcaatgaggtctcaggatgttgcattctggaaagaggcaattaatgatgagatggattccatcatgggcaataacacttgggtgttagctgatctacctcccggttgcaaacctttgggttgcaaatggatcttcaaaaagaagatgaaggtggatggaactattgaaaagttcaaggcaaggttagtcattcaaggctttagacaaaagtctggaattgactattttgatacttatgctcctgtggcacgtatcactaccattagactgctgattgctttggctacaattcacaatctggttattcaccagatggatgtgaagacagcattcttgaatggtgatttggatgaggaggtttatatgaaccaacctcagggctttgtcatgccaggaaatgaaagcaaggtgtgcaaacttgtgaagtccttatatggtttgaaacaagcacctaagcaatggcatcagaagtttgatgaagtagttttatctagtggttttagattgaaccaagcagataaatgtgtgtatagcaaatttgatgattctggtaaaggagttataatttgtctatatgttgatgacatgttaatctttgggactgaccaaagtcaagttgatttaacaaaagaatttttgtcatcaaagttctccatgaaagatatgggggaggctgacgttatccttggtattaggatcaaacgtgaaagcaaaggaatttcaatttctcaatctcattatattgagaaggtgttgagaaagtttaattgctttgaatgtactcctgtgagtacacctgttgatccaagtgagaagcttatgcctaaccaaggtaaagctgtatcacaacttgagtattctcaggtgattggctgtttgatgtacgccatgacatGTACAAGGCcagatattgcttttgctgtgggaaaactgagtagatatactagtaatcctagtactcatcactggcaagcaattaggcgggtactgaagtatttAAAGAAAACTATGGCATATAGTTTATCTTACAGTGGATTTCCTTctgtaatagaaggatattctgatgcgagttggataaccaatattgaagatcattcttcaacgagtggttgggtgttcttgcttgggggaggtgctatttcatgggcttctaaaaagcagacatgtattaccaactcaacgatggaatctgagtttgttgctttagctgctgctggtaaagaagcagaatggcttagaaacttgatc includes these proteins:
- the LOC139851715 gene encoding uncharacterized protein produces the protein MTSSQTDGEHVRLVVSNERTTVEADTLQPQTERRNRPLKWWIRTFTLSFIAIVVTIVFLKWGVPFVFEKILLPMLQWEATAFGRPVLALILVASLAFFPVFLIPSGPSMWLAGMIFGYGLGFVIIMVGTTVGMILPYLIGLLFRDCIHQWLKKWPQTAAMIRLAGEGNGFQQFRVVALFRISPFPYTIFNYAIVVTKMRFWPYLLGSIAGMIPEAFIYIYSGRLIRTFADVQYRNHRLTPLEIIYNAISLIIAVAMTIGFTVYAKKAIKELEIDETSETDMLDPEHGNIQLQKLPLER